The following proteins are encoded in a genomic region of Nicotiana sylvestris chromosome 4, ASM39365v2, whole genome shotgun sequence:
- the LOC104227936 gene encoding uncharacterized protein isoform X2 translates to MLPATVLCTKADLALGHQLVSHGRRTDLAFGHNTKRSKTSAHFGLEPKVKRLQLGRLCLCNRARRKTLFTTGAGGGGGGGMDSILERDEKIRKLTQAILWTAEGVYVLWLFLLPYAPVIVGGVHLLEAPVLHPMSEGLFNFVIGWTFMFAPLLFSDRKRDRYKGSLDLLWGLQMFLTNTFLIPYMAIRLNKIDPEYRPRATSQLGSIMTRGASIVGLIGGAACLLSTYWAIFGRGDGDFGSISDRWEFLLSYLSSERLAYAFIWDICLYSIFQPWLIGSNSQNIQEDKVGLVRNLSYVPVVGLVAYCLCLDSEEEY, encoded by the exons ATGTTGCCGGCAACTGTGTTATGCACCAAAGCTGACTTAGCACTTGGCCATCAATTAGTCAGCCATGGCAGACGAACTGACTTGGCATTTGGCCACAATACGAAAAGGTCCAAGACTAGTGCACACTTTGGGTTGGAGCCCAAAGTGAAAAGGCTACAACTAGGAAGGCTTTGTCTTTGCAACAGAGCTCGCCGGAAAACCCTTTTTACCACAGGAGCTGGTGGCGGTGGAGGTGGAGGGATGGATTCAATTCTAGAAAGGGATGAGAAAATAAGGAAATTAACACAGGCTATATTGTGGACTGCGGAAGGAGTGTACGTGTTGTGGCTCTTCTTACTTCCCTATGCACCTGTAAT AGTAGGGGGTGTCCACTTACTGGAGGCACCAGTGCTTCATCCG ATGTCTGAAGGACTGTTTAATTTTGTAATTGGCTGGACTTTCATGTTCGCTCCTTTACTATTCAGTGATCGCAAGAGAGACAGATACAAGGGATCACTAGATCTTTTATGGGGCCTCCAAATGTTCCTCACAAACA CATTTTTAATTCCGTACATGGCTATTCGGCTAAATAAGATCGACCCAGAGTACCGTCCAAGAGCAACATCTCAACTGGGTTCGATCATGACTCGTGGTGCATCTATTGTTGGACTGATTGGTGGAGCCGCCTGCCTGCTATCGACATATTGGGCCATTTTCGGGAGAGGAGATGGTGATTTTGGGAGTATATCTGATAGATGGGAGTTCTTGCTCAGCTATCTATCCTCTGAAAGACTTGCTTATGCCTTCATCTGGGATATTTGTCTCTACAGTATATTCCAACCTTGGTTGATAGGGAGCAACTCGCAAAATATACAGGAAGATAAAGTTGGCTTAGTGAGAAATCTCAGTTATGTTCCAGTTGTTGGCTTAGTTGCTTACTGCCTTTGTTTGGATTCTGAAGAGGAATATTAG
- the LOC104227936 gene encoding uncharacterized protein isoform X1, translating to MLPATVLCTKADLALGHQLVSHGRRTDLAFGHNTKRSKTSAHFGLEPKVKRLQLGRLCLCNRARRKTLFTTGAGGGGGGGMDSILERDEKIRKLTQAILWTAEGVYVLWLFLLPYAPGDPVWAISSETVNDLIGLSLNFFFILPLLNAGGVHLLEAPVLHPMSEGLFNFVIGWTFMFAPLLFSDRKRDRYKGSLDLLWGLQMFLTNTFLIPYMAIRLNKIDPEYRPRATSQLGSIMTRGASIVGLIGGAACLLSTYWAIFGRGDGDFGSISDRWEFLLSYLSSERLAYAFIWDICLYSIFQPWLIGSNSQNIQEDKVGLVRNLSYVPVVGLVAYCLCLDSEEEY from the exons ATGTTGCCGGCAACTGTGTTATGCACCAAAGCTGACTTAGCACTTGGCCATCAATTAGTCAGCCATGGCAGACGAACTGACTTGGCATTTGGCCACAATACGAAAAGGTCCAAGACTAGTGCACACTTTGGGTTGGAGCCCAAAGTGAAAAGGCTACAACTAGGAAGGCTTTGTCTTTGCAACAGAGCTCGCCGGAAAACCCTTTTTACCACAGGAGCTGGTGGCGGTGGAGGTGGAGGGATGGATTCAATTCTAGAAAGGGATGAGAAAATAAGGAAATTAACACAGGCTATATTGTGGACTGCGGAAGGAGTGTACGTGTTGTGGCTCTTCTTACTTCCCTATGCACCT GGAGATCCAGTGTGGGCAATCAGTTCAGAAACAGTCAATGATCTGATTGGTCTCTCCCTCAATTTCTTCTTCATTCTGCCTCTTCTGAATGCTG GGGGTGTCCACTTACTGGAGGCACCAGTGCTTCATCCG ATGTCTGAAGGACTGTTTAATTTTGTAATTGGCTGGACTTTCATGTTCGCTCCTTTACTATTCAGTGATCGCAAGAGAGACAGATACAAGGGATCACTAGATCTTTTATGGGGCCTCCAAATGTTCCTCACAAACA CATTTTTAATTCCGTACATGGCTATTCGGCTAAATAAGATCGACCCAGAGTACCGTCCAAGAGCAACATCTCAACTGGGTTCGATCATGACTCGTGGTGCATCTATTGTTGGACTGATTGGTGGAGCCGCCTGCCTGCTATCGACATATTGGGCCATTTTCGGGAGAGGAGATGGTGATTTTGGGAGTATATCTGATAGATGGGAGTTCTTGCTCAGCTATCTATCCTCTGAAAGACTTGCTTATGCCTTCATCTGGGATATTTGTCTCTACAGTATATTCCAACCTTGGTTGATAGGGAGCAACTCGCAAAATATACAGGAAGATAAAGTTGGCTTAGTGAGAAATCTCAGTTATGTTCCAGTTGTTGGCTTAGTTGCTTACTGCCTTTGTTTGGATTCTGAAGAGGAATATTAG